From the genome of Candidatus Promineifilum breve, one region includes:
- a CDS encoding DUF6691 family protein → MAPFPLPLAEIMGHWGQYVIYLLIGIAFGFALEISGFANSPLLAAQFYFKDMTVLKVMFGAIVTAMVLIFFTSAVGLLDYSLVYVNETYLWPGIVGGLIMGVGFIIGGFCPGTSLVAAAVGKIDGLIFVLGVMFGIFAFGETVGFYEEFWYSSYMGRFTIPEWLGLPYGVVVVLIVLMALFMFWGAEQLEKIFGGRDLSKEPKWRLYAGGGLLGMALLTAFIGQPTTEQKWARIEATETARLTNREVQIHPAELALTMTDDTLQTIILDVRSEADFNLFHLQDARHAPLATLPGMLEDLHAAPANTVVVVVGNDEAAATEAWQYLRAESVRSAYILEGGLNNWIRTFAGEEFVAANAIDGAADDRPAFAFPAAVGAAHSFAAPNATAAESIAFTPRIVLEVKRGPGGGGCG, encoded by the coding sequence ATGGCGCCGTTCCCGTTGCCACTGGCCGAGATCATGGGCCATTGGGGCCAATACGTCATCTATCTGCTGATCGGCATCGCCTTCGGCTTTGCCCTGGAGATTTCGGGCTTCGCCAATTCGCCGCTGCTGGCGGCGCAGTTCTACTTCAAGGACATGACCGTGCTCAAGGTCATGTTCGGGGCCATCGTTACGGCGATGGTGCTCATCTTCTTCACCTCGGCCGTGGGGCTGCTCGATTACAGTCTGGTCTACGTCAACGAGACCTATCTGTGGCCGGGCATCGTCGGCGGGCTGATCATGGGCGTGGGCTTTATCATCGGCGGCTTCTGCCCGGGCACGTCGCTGGTGGCGGCGGCCGTGGGCAAGATCGACGGCCTGATCTTCGTGCTGGGCGTGATGTTCGGCATCTTCGCCTTCGGCGAGACGGTCGGCTTCTATGAGGAGTTCTGGTACTCGTCCTACATGGGCCGTTTCACCATTCCCGAATGGTTGGGGCTGCCCTATGGCGTGGTCGTGGTGCTGATCGTGCTCATGGCCCTGTTCATGTTCTGGGGGGCCGAGCAACTGGAGAAGATTTTCGGCGGGCGCGATCTGAGCAAGGAGCCGAAGTGGCGCCTCTATGCCGGGGGCGGGCTGCTGGGCATGGCCCTGCTGACGGCCTTCATCGGCCAGCCGACGACGGAGCAGAAGTGGGCGCGCATCGAGGCCACGGAGACGGCCCGCCTGACCAACCGCGAGGTGCAGATCCACCCCGCCGAGCTGGCCCTGACCATGACCGACGACACGCTGCAGACGATCATCCTCGACGTGCGCTCCGAGGCCGATTTCAACCTGTTCCATTTGCAGGACGCCCGCCACGCGCCCCTGGCAACGCTGCCGGGAATGCTGGAAGACCTCCACGCCGCCCCGGCCAACACGGTTGTGGTGGTGGTGGGTAACGACGAGGCGGCGGCGACCGAGGCGTGGCAATACCTGCGGGCCGAGAGCGTACGCAGCGCCTATATCCTGGAAGGGGGGCTGAACAACTGGATTCGGACGTTTGCCGGCGAGGAGTTCGTGGCGGCCAATGCCATCGACGGGGCGGCCGATGACCGGCCGGCCTTTGCCTTCCCGGCGGCCGTCGGCGCGGCCCATTCCTTCGCCGCGCCCAACGCCACGGCGGCCGAGTCGATTGCGTTCACGCCGCGGATTGTCCTGGAAGTGAAGCGCGGGCCTGGTGGGGGTGGCTGCGGATAA
- a CDS encoding pyridoxal phosphate-dependent aminotransferase, which yields MTQPTIPGFREVPRTGVIYVMHRATELGFSYDSPDWANLGQGAPETGPLPGSPPRVNTVTIDPRRHEYGPITGQVALRRKVADLYNLIYRQGKRSQYTWENVSISGGGRVALARIAAALGNINMGHFLPDYTAYEELLSIFKAFIPIPILLDPDLGYQAPLDMIKREIQGRGLKALLVSNPANPTGQLVDGERLAQWVQLARNYRCSLILDEFYSHYIYNGNAPGEPPKMISAAAHVEDVDRDPVIIVDGLTKNWRYPGWRISWTLGPKEVIHAIASAGSFLDGGANNPFQAEVLGLLEPECVMQETAAIQTAFRAKRDYMLNRLYKMGILVEVEPAGTFYVWANLSQLPPPLNDGIQFFEAGLEEKVITVPGVFFDVNPEKRRTYARYRNYSRISFGPEMEVVVRGLDAIERVIEKHR from the coding sequence ATGACGCAACCCACAATTCCCGGCTTTCGCGAAGTGCCCCGCACCGGCGTGATCTACGTCATGCACCGGGCCACGGAGCTAGGCTTTAGCTATGACTCACCCGACTGGGCCAATCTGGGCCAGGGCGCGCCGGAGACCGGCCCGCTGCCCGGGTCGCCGCCGCGGGTCAATACCGTCACCATCGACCCGCGCCGCCACGAATATGGCCCCATCACCGGCCAGGTGGCCCTGCGCCGCAAGGTGGCCGACCTCTACAACCTGATTTATCGCCAGGGCAAGCGCAGCCAGTACACCTGGGAGAATGTCAGCATCTCCGGCGGCGGCCGCGTGGCCCTGGCCCGCATCGCCGCCGCCCTGGGCAATATCAACATGGGCCACTTCCTGCCCGATTACACCGCCTACGAGGAACTGCTCAGCATCTTCAAGGCGTTTATCCCCATCCCCATCCTGCTCGATCCCGACCTGGGCTATCAGGCCCCACTGGACATGATCAAGCGCGAGATTCAGGGGCGCGGGCTGAAGGCGTTACTGGTCAGTAATCCGGCCAATCCGACGGGGCAACTGGTGGACGGCGAGCGGTTGGCGCAGTGGGTGCAACTGGCGCGCAATTATCGCTGCTCGCTGATCCTCGATGAGTTCTATTCCCACTACATCTATAATGGCAACGCCCCCGGCGAGCCGCCCAAGATGATCTCGGCCGCCGCCCACGTGGAAGACGTGGATCGCGACCCGGTGATCATCGTCGATGGGCTGACCAAGAACTGGCGCTATCCCGGCTGGCGCATCAGTTGGACGCTCGGCCCCAAGGAGGTCATCCACGCCATCGCCAGCGCGGGGTCGTTCCTCGACGGCGGGGCCAACAACCCGTTCCAGGCCGAAGTGCTGGGGCTGTTGGAGCCGGAATGCGTGATGCAGGAGACGGCGGCCATCCAGACCGCCTTCCGCGCCAAGCGCGACTACATGCTCAACCGCCTCTACAAGATGGGCATCCTGGTCGAGGTGGAGCCGGCGGGCACGTTCTACGTTTGGGCCAATCTGTCGCAACTGCCGCCGCCGCTCAATGACGGCATCCAGTTCTTCGAGGCCGGGCTGGAGGAGAAGGTCATCACCGTGCCGGGCGTGTTCTTCGACGTGAACCCGGAGAAGCGCCGCACCTATGCCCGCTATCGCAACTACAGCCGCATCAGCTTTGGGCCGGAGATGGAGGTCGTCGTGCGGGGGCTGGATGCGATTGAGCGGGTGATTGAGAAGCACAGATAA
- a CDS encoding YeeE/YedE thiosulfate transporter family protein — MTTIATPQLDEARAEQTAVRPVARPYAHPYLGGMILGLVLFATFFLTGNGLGASGGMNRLVVWLEDLFASGHVDRTAYLTSMAGGETNPFDSWVVFVFFGLFIGGALSGRVFGRSRFETMRGPHTPVRVRWLFAFLGGAIMGYGARMARGCTSGQALSGGAVLSVGSWAFMFAVFAGGYAVAYFVRKLWN, encoded by the coding sequence ATGACAACGATCGCGACACCACAACTGGACGAGGCGCGGGCGGAGCAGACGGCCGTTCGCCCCGTCGCCCGCCCCTATGCCCACCCCTATCTGGGCGGCATGATCCTGGGGCTGGTGCTCTTCGCCACCTTTTTCCTGACCGGCAACGGCCTGGGCGCGTCGGGCGGCATGAACCGGCTGGTGGTGTGGCTGGAAGACCTCTTCGCCTCCGGCCACGTTGACCGCACCGCCTACCTGACCAGCATGGCCGGCGGCGAGACGAACCCGTTTGATAGCTGGGTCGTGTTCGTGTTCTTCGGGCTGTTCATCGGCGGGGCGCTGTCGGGGCGGGTGTTCGGCCGCTCCCGCTTCGAGACGATGCGCGGCCCGCACACGCCGGTGCGGGTGCGTTGGCTGTTCGCTTTTCTGGGCGGGGCCATCATGGGCTATGGCGCGCGCATGGCCCGCGGCTGCACCAGCGGCCAGGCGCTATCGGGCGGGGCGGTGCTGTCCGTGGGCAGTTGGGCGTTCATGTTCGCCGTCTTCGCCGGGGGCTATGCCGTGGCCTACTTCGTCAGGAAACTTTGGAATTAA